The following is a genomic window from Blattabacterium cuenoti.
GTTATTTTTCCTTTTGATTCTAATTTTTTTTCCATGAAAATATAAGATCCGCTTTTTATGTTAAACCTGTATATTTAACAGATTATTAAATTATTTAAAGTTACAAAAATTAAAAAATTTTGAAAATTTACTCATGTATAGAGGATTTTTACTCATTTTCTCCATGTGTATTTTCACTTGGATTTTTTGATGGTGTTCATTTAGGGCATAAAAAATTAATTAATTATTTATTAAAAAAAACAAAACAACAAAAATATACTTCTGTTTTATTAACTTTTAATCCTCATCCTAAAGAAATATTAAATCCAAAACAAAAAGTATTTTATTTAAATACTTTATCTGAAAAAATATCTTATTTAAAAAAAACTGGAATTGAACATCTTATTATTCATCCTTTTACAAAAACATTTGCACAAACTAATATGCAAGATTTTTTCAAAAAAAAATTACTTTCTTCAATAAGAATTTCAATTTTTATCATAGGATATGATTTTCATTTAGGAAAAAATAGAATAAATGCTTATAATAATTTAAAATATTGTTCAAAATTATATGGATTTCAATTAAAACAAATCAATCCATATAAAATAAAAAATAAAATAATATGTTCTACAAATATTAGACAATCTATTTTAAAAGGAGATATAATGTGGTCAAATACAGCTTTAGGTTATTCATATTCTTTATCTGGGTATGTTATTAAAGGAAATGGAATAGGTAGAAAAATATTAACTTATCCTACTGCTAATATTCAAATAAATAATAAAAAAATACTTCCTAAAAAAGGAGTTTATGCAGTTAATGTTCTAATTTTAGAAAAAATATATCAAGGAATTATGAATATTGGAACTTCACCTACTATAAATATAAATAATAAACAAATTAAAATTGAAGTTCATATTTTTAATTTTTGCACAATTTTATATGGTAAAAAAATAAATATTTTTATTATACAAATGATTAGAGAAGAAAAAAAATTTAATTCAATTCAAGAATTACAAACACAAATTAAATTTGATCAAATAAAAGCAAAATTTTTTTTAAAAAAAAAATAATTTGATAAATAATATTGATAATTTTATTAAAAATTTAAAAAAAAATTGTTTAAAAAAAATTATAAATTTAGTATCTTTTAATGAAGAAATTTCACATAATCTTAAAACAAAATACAAAGATAAACCATTTTATGATTATTTTACAATATATCAACTAATGGAACAAATATCTGGATTATCTCTTATTCCTGAATCCAATTTATTTTTTTATTTTTTTATTTTGCTTAAACAAAAAAAATGCATTTTATCTCATACATTTAATCATTATTCAAAATGGGCTTATAATATATTAAAAGATTTTCAAATTTTAGATTTTAATTTAACTAATATAAAAAATTTTTTTTCTTATACAATTTCTATAGAACAAATTAATATATGGAATATAAATAATGGTAATACAAAATATAATTTAAATATTACAGATAATATTCTTTTTTGGCAAGAAATTAAACAATATTATTATTATCTTAATAATGAATTATTAAAAAGAAAAAAGGGATATACTGGAATGATTTTTAGACAAGCAATTTCTCAATTGGATAATTATTTATCTTCTAATCATCAAGAATATTTTTTATTTTTAATTCCTTCCAATTTATATTTTTTAAATGCATGTGAAAAAAAATTAATTAATAAAATAATTAAATTAAATGTAGGATCTATTTATTATTATCATACATATTCAAAATTATATCACAATATTTTTTTTTTAAAAAAAAAAAATGCTAATAATAAAATAAAAATTTTTAGTGTATCAAGAGATATTGATCAAATCAATATAATAAAAAAAATAATACATAAACTTATCAAACAAGGATCTAAATTAGATCAAATAATTATTATTTTAGGTGATATTTCTTTAATGGAACTATTATCAAATACATTACATAAATTAAATATTCCAATACAAACATCTATTGAATTACCATTATATAATATATTAATTCATAATACATTTTATTCAATTTTACAATTAATTCTCAATCAAGAAATATACAATAAGTTTTATAAACAAGATATATTACGTGTATTATCTAATGGATATATAAAACAATTTTTGATGAAAAATAATTTTTCATGCATAGAAAAAATAAATGCAATCGATTCTGATACTGATATAACAATACAAATTATCAATAAATATATAATAGATGATTTAAAAATTATTTTTTTTAAAAATTACAAAAATATATTTATTTGGTTTTTACAACTACTTAAAAAATTTAAAAATCTTTTATCCACATATGCTCAACAACATATATTAGAATTAAAATTTATTCTAAAATTAGAAAAATATATTACATATATAATTAATACAAATACAACAAAAAATATTAATTTTGGCATACAAGATTTATTAATTATTTATCAACATTTTATCACAAATAATACAATACCATATCCATATAACAATACAAAAGGAGGAGGAGGATTGAAAATAATAAAATTTAATAATAATTTTCATTTAGAATACTTAGAAAATACAATTATTACATCCTTTAATGAAGGATGTATTCCTCCAATTATTCCAAATTATATAGATAAAACATTTTTATCTAATGAGCTTAGAAAAAAATTTAAAATATATTGTATATCCAATAATAAAAATAATAATAAGTATTATTGTCAATATTTTCAAAATATTTTGAATCATTCAAAAAATATTTTTTTATTATATAATAATGAAAAAGATGAATTTTCTTCAGGAGAAAAAAGTAGATTTATACATAAAATGGAAATAAATTACACATTATATGAAGAAAATCAAACAGAATATTGTAATACAAATAATAATGAAAAGAATCAACAATCAATAATAATAAAAAAAACAAATTATATAATTAATAAATTACAGAAAATAGCTAATTCTGGATTTTCTCCATCATCTATTATTTTATATAATAAAAATAAATTAGATTTTTATTACAATAAAATACTGGAATTAAAAAATTTGCACACGATTTCATTTAAACAAAAAATTGGACATATTGTTCATAAAATATTAGATATTTTATATTCTCCCATGAAAGGAAATTTATTAAATTTAAAATCTATTCATGAAATGAAACATCAGTGTAATAATATTTCAAAAACAGTTATATCTCAATATCAAATTAAAGATCATAACAATATCTTTTTATTATCTTTAGTTACAACTTATGTCAATAATTTTCTTTCTTGGGATGAACAAGCAATTTTAAATGGACATACAATTTTTATAAAAGAAATTGAATATAGAATTTCTACACAAATAAATCAAATGATTATGCATTATGATAAAGTTTCTTTAAAAGGAATAATTGATCGTATAGATGAATATGACGGTATAACTAGAATTATTGATTATAAAATTGGAGTCTCAAAAGTTAAAAATATTTATATCTCTTCAAACAAGATTAAAAATATTTTCAATAATTCATATTATGGAAATATAATGCAATTATTAATTTATATTTATTTATGGTATAATTCCCCTATAGTTAACTCAAAAATATCTCCAGTAATAGCAATTGTATCTCCTGAAAAAGAAAAAAAAAATTCTATTTCTACTATCTATATAAATTTTTTAAAAAAACAACAAATTACATATGAATGTTATAAAACTAAAATTTTTCCACATTTAATTAAAATAATTTCAGAAATATTAGATCCAACTATTCCAATGATAACAAATTATATTAATGATTTTTAATATATGATTCTATATAATTTCCTACTTGTTCAGTAGAATAATATTTTTCTAATGGATTAGCAATATCCTTAGTTATAATATGATTATGTATAGAACTTCTAACGGCTTTTTCTATAAGTTGTTGTTCTTTATATAAACTAAAATAATTAAACATCATAGCAACTGATAATATACATCCTAATGGATTTGCTATATTTTTACCAGCAGCTTGAGGATAAGATCCATGAATAGGTTCAAATAAACCCTTGTTATTTTCTCCAATAGAAGCAGATGGCATAAGTCCTAAAGAACCACTTAATAGACTAGCTTCATCAGATAATATATCCCCAAACATATTATCTGATAATATAACATCAAAATCCATAGGATTCATAATAATTTTCATAGAAGCATTATCTATATATAAATATTCTAATTGTACATTTGGATAATCTAAGGAAATTTCTTTAATGACTTCACGCCATAATCTAGATGTTTCTAATACATTAGCTTTATCAACTAATGTTAATTTTTTTTTTCTATCATCAGCTGCTTTGAATGCAAGTTTTCCAATTCTTTTAATTTCATCTTTAGAATAAATACAATAATCATAAGCTACTTCACCATTTGTTAAACGACCTTTTTTTCCAAAATAAATTCCACTAATTAATTCACGATATATAACAAAATCTACATTTTGTAATATATTGTGTTTGATAGGAGATGAATAGTTAATATCACTATAAGAAATTATGGGTCGTATATTACAAAATAATTTCATTTCTTTTCTTAAACGTAATAATCCATCTTCTGGTCTCATTCCACGTGGATAAAATTCATATTTAGAATGACCTATTGCCCCAAATAAAACTGCGTCTGCTTGAAGACAATTTTCTATAGTATTGTCAGGCATTGGATTATTAAATTTTCTAATAGCTAATGCTCCTGCTACAGCTTGTGTATAACAAAAATTATGATTAAATTTTTTATTTATACATAATAAAATTTTTTTACCTTGTTGTATGACTTCAGGACCAATTCCATCTCCCTCTATAATAACTATCCTTTTTTTCATATTTTATATAAGAATTATTCAATTAAAATATGATGTGTTAGTTTCAAACTTTTCAATATCATCTTTTCTAGATCTTAAATATGATAAATTATCATATCCATTAATAAAACAATTTTTTTGATATAAATTTATTGTAAAATATTGATAGGCCTTAGTTTCTAAAATAATTATTTTTTGTTGAATTAAATTGACTAAAATTTTAGTTTTGTGATTTTTTTCTACTTGATGAAATAATTTATTTAAAAATATATTAGATACTTCTAAAGTTAATAATCCATTATTAAATGCATTTTCTTTAAAAATATCGGCAAAAAAACTAGATATTACTACTTTAAATCCATATTGCATTATAGCCCATACTGCATGTTCACGACTAGATCCACATCCAAAATTTCTTCCAGATAATAAAATTTTTCCTGAAAAAGAAGGGTTATTAAGAATACAATTTGTATTTAAATCATCATTTTTATGATATCTCCAATCTCTAAAAAGATTTTTACCAAATATTTGAATACCACTTTCTTTTAAAAAACGTGCAGGAATAATTTGATCTGTATCAATATTTTCCCTGTTTAATGGAACCACTTGACTAATTAAAATAGAAAATTTTTTCATAAAAAATTCTTTTTTAAATATTTATTAATATCCACAATTTTTCCTGTAATAGCTATAATAGCTGCTGTTAAAGGACTAACTAATAAAGTTTTCACATTTTTACCTTGTCTACCTTCAAAATTTCTATTAGATGTTGATACACAATATTCTCCTTGTGGAATTTTATCTTCATTCATACCTAAACATATAGAACATCCAGGTTGACGAAACTCAAATCCTGAATTGTAAAAAATTTTATCTAATCCTTCTTTTTTAGCTTGTTTAATAACTCTTTGTGATCCAGGAACTATAATAGCATTTACATGATTAGCGATTTTTTTGCCTTGCACTATAGAAGCAACTACTCTAAGATCTTCTATTCTAGAATTGGTACAACTGCCAATAAAAACATAATTAATTTTTTTTTCTATTAATAATTCACCTTGCTTAAATCCCATATATTTTAAAGCTCGTTTATGATTTGGATTAGATAAATATGGAATTTTATTAGTAATTTTTATACCCATTCCAGGTGTTGTCCCATATGTAATCATAGGTTCTATATGTTCAATATCTATAATATATTGTTTATCAAAATTATAATTGTTATCTGTTTTTAAATTATTCCAATATAATTTCAATCTATCATTTTTATCGCTATTAAATTTATTTTTTAAATAATTAAACGTGATTTGATCAGGAGCAATTAATCCTCCCTTTGCTCCCATTTCAATACTCATATTACATATTGTCATTCTTCCTTCCATACTCATATTTTCAATTATAAATCCTGTATATTCTATAAAATACCCAACACCTGCATCCACTCCTAATTTAGATATAATATATAAAATTATATCCTTTGGAGTTACTCCTCTTTTTAATTTTTTCCCCTTTAATTGAATATTCATTTGTTTAGGCTTAGTCATTAATAAACATTGAGATGCTAATACCATAGCAACTTGACTTGTTCCAATTCCAAAAGCCAAACTGCCAAAAGCACCATGTGTAGAAGTATGACTATCGCCACATACAATTGTCATTCCAGGAAGAGTAAGACCCAATTCTGGACCAATAACGTGTACAATCCCATGATTTTTATCTCCCATTTTATATAAATTAATTCCAAACTCTTTACAATTTTTTATTAATAAATCTATTTGTTTTTTTGATAGTGGATCTGAAATTGGAAGATGCTGATTTAATGTAGGAACATTATGATCTGCAGTTGCAACAATTTTTTTAGATCTCCAAACAGATAAATTTCTTTTTTTCAATTCATAAAAAGCTTGAGGACTGGTAACTTCATGAATATAATGACGATCTATATATAGTATACCAACGTCCTTCGTTACATTAGATACTATATGAGAATTCCATATTTTATCAAATAATGATTGTATTATAGGCATATAATAGTTTAAGAATGATTAAAAATTGCTAATTGATTATTTTTTAATTGTGCTTTTTTTAATAAAAATTTTAGTTCTTTATCTTCCACTTGTTTATTTTGATCTGCATAATCTAAAAACACAGAATAAATAATATCTAATGAATTTTTTGTAAAAGAATATCCTAATTTTTTATAACGATATGCTAAAGCTGATCTTCCACTTCTAGCTGTTAGAATAATTGATGAATCATCTCCACCAACATCTTCAGGATTAATACTTTCATAAGTTTCTCTTTTTTTAATAATTCCATCTTGATGAATACCAGATGAATGAGAAAAAGCATTTTTTCCAACAATAGCTTTATTTGCTTGAACTTTCATTCCAGTATATTGAGAAACTAAATTACTAGTATAACAAATTAATTTTGTATTAATATTAGTATATACATTTAACTTATTATTTTGTTTAATAATCATTGCTATTTCTTCTAATGAAGTATTTCCAGCTCTTTCTCCAATTCCATTAATTGTACATTCAACTTGTTTTGCTCCATTAATAATACCATATAAAGAATTAGCTGTTGCTAATCCTAAATCATTATGACAATGAGTAGATAATGTTACTCTATGAATATTTTTTACATTTTCTTGTAGAAACCTAATTTTTTCTCCATACTCATATGGTAAACAATTGCCTGTTGTATCTGGAATATTAATTACAGTTGCTCCATTTTTTATTACTTCTTCACACACTAAAGCTAAAAATTCATTATTTGTTCTACCAGCATCTTCTGCATAAAATTCTATATCTTCTACAAATTTTTTAGCATATTTAACCGATGAAGCCGCTATTTCTAAAATTTTCTCTTTAGTACTATTAAATTTATAACGTATATGACAATCTGATGTTCCTATTCCGGTATGAATTCTAGATTGTTTTGCAAATTTTAATGAATCTGCAGCAATTTCTATATCTTTTTTTATTGCTCTAGATAATGCACAGATAATTGGATTATATACTGATTTACAAATCTCTTGAACAGATTTATAATCTCCTGGACTTGAAGCGGGGAACCCTGCCTCAATTATATCTACTCCTAATAATTCCAATTGTTTGGCTATTTTCACTTTTTCTACAAAATTTAATTTACATCCTGGAACCTGTTCTCCATCACGAAGCGTTGTATCAAAAATTTGAATTTTATTTTTACCCATACCCATACCCATAATATTTGTTGTTGGAATTTTTTAATTTTTTTCAAAACTATTTTTTATACAATAAATATTCACATACATAATACAGACATTTACAATGTTTATTGATTTTGGATTAATATACATTATACTTATTATCAATTTTAATAATAATACAATATTACGATGTCCAGAAAAAATGATAAATTATTTTTATTAATTAAATCATTATCAAAATCTGAAAAAATACATTTTAAATTATATGCAAAAAGGATAAAAACAAATAAAAAAGCTAAGTTTACTAATTTGTTTGAAAAAATGAATAAAATGAATTCTTATAATGATAAGAAAATATTAAATAATACTTCTATTTCAAAAAAACAATTATCTAATATAAAAGCTCATTTATTTAAACAAATTTTAATTAGTTTAAACTTACAAAATATTGAAAAAAATAATGATGTTAAAATATTAAATTATATAAATTTTGCTAAAATATTATATAATAAAGGATTATACATACAAAGTTTAAAATTTTTAAAAAAATCCAAAATACTTGCTAGAAATGAATACATGAATATCATTTTATTGGAAGTAATAGAATTTGAAAAAATGATAGAATCTCAACATATAACTAGAAGTATTCATTCTAAATCTGGAGACTTATCTTTAGAATCCAAAGAATTAATTGAACAATTAAAATGTCAAAATTCGTTTTCTAATTTATCTTTAGAATTATATGGATTATATCTTAAGGTTGGATATGTTAGAAATGAAAAAGATAAAATTTTTATAGAATCTTATTTTAGAACAAATCTTCCAAAATTTAATATTAAATATCTTAATTTTTATGAAAAATTATATTTATATCAAGCAAGAGTATGGTATCATCATATACAACAAGATTTTATAATGTGTTATCAATTTTCAAAAAAATGGGTAAAATTATTTCAAATAAATAAAAATAAAAAAAAAGTACTGCCAATTAGTTATTTAAAAGGATATCATCATTTATTAAATACTTTATTTTATTTAAATAAATATTATCAATTTATCAAAATTTTAGCAGAATTTGAAGAAGAAGTAAAAAAGAATGATTTTATTTTAAATGTAAATACTGAAGTATTAATTTTTTTATATAAATATACTAATATAATTAATAAGCACTATATGGAAGGAACTTTTTCAGAAGGAATTAATAATGTAATTCCTTCTTTATTAAAAGAATTTAATAGATTATATAATTTATTAGATATTCATTATATTATGATTATTTATTATAAAATAGCTTGTTTATATTTTGGTAGTGGAGATAATAAAAATGCTATTTTATATCTGGTAAAAATTATGTCAAATAAACAAACTAATATACAAAAAGACTTACAATGTTCTGCAAGACTTTTATATTTAATGGCTTGTTATGACAGTGGATTAGACGATAATATGGATGGAAAAATACAATCTGCTTATAAATTTTTTATCAAAATGGATGATTGGTATATTGTACAAAAAAAAATTATTTTTTTTTTCAAAAAACTTGGCAATCTTTATCCAAATCAAATTACAATACAATTTAAAAAATTAAGAGATAAGTTATTAAAATATTCTTTTCATCCTTATGAAAAAAGAACTTTTTTATATTTAGATATTATTTCTTGGTTAACTTCTAAAATAGAAAATAAACCAATAGAACAAATTATTAAAGAAAAATTTTTATTACGTGATAGTCATATCAGATAATTTATTTTTAAAACAAAAAATTATATTTACTTTTAATCATGATGCAAAAAGAATGTTTTTTAATAATTAAAAATTAATGAAAAATATTATCGATGAACTCTCTTGGAGAGGATTAATTAAAACTACAGTTTCTGGAATAGAAAAACAATTACAAAATCCCACTACTATATATATAGGATTCGATCCAACTTCTGATTCATTACATTTAGGAAATTTACTACCAGTAGTTTTATTAATTCACTTTCAAAAAATGGGACATAAATCTTTAGCATTAATTGGTGGGGCTACTTCCATGATTGGAGATCCATCTGGAAAAAATGAAAAACGTATAATATCTTTTAACCAAAAAATTTTACATTATAATATAACATCTATTACAAAACAATTACATAATTTATTTACTTTTTATTTAAAAGATAAAAATATAGAAATATTAAATAATTTAAATTGGATAAAAAAATTAGATATATTATTTTTTTTACGTAAAATAGGTAAAGAAATATCTGTAAATTATTTAATGGCTAAAGAAAGTGTAAAAAATAGAATAGAAAATAATCAACATGATGGAATTTCATTTATGGAATTTTCTTATTCTCTTTTACAAGGATATGATTTTTATTATTTAAATAAAAAAAAAAATTGCTTATTACAAGCAGGTGGATCTGATCAATGGGGAAATATTATTACTGGAATAGATATTATAAGAAAAATTTCTAAAAAAAAAGTATATGGATTAACTTTTCCATTAATTACAAATTCTTCTGGAAAAAAATTTGGAAAAAGTGAAAAAGGAGAAAATATATGGTTAGATCATAAACGAACTACTCCTTATAAATTTTATCAATTTTTTATAAATTTATCAGATAATGAAATTGAAAAATTTGTAAAATTATATACATTCTTTTCTAAAGAAAAAATTAATCAATTAATTATAAATCATAGAAAATGTCCTGAAAATAGATTGTTGCAAAAAACAGTTGCTTTCACAGTCACTAAATGGGTTCATGGAAAGACAATTTCTGAAGAATTAAGTGCAATTTCAACAATATTATTTGAAAAACACAATATTAATTCTTTATTAAATGAGAAAATGTTATATTATATTTTTAAACATATTCCAAATCTCCTGATTTCTTATGAAAAATTTAAACAAGGTATATTTTTAACAGACTTATTAAAACATTTCTTTACATCTAAAACCAATATTTTACGTGCTATAAAAAATCATTCTATTTCAATTAATAAACAAATTATTAAAAATAATATTGTAATTCAACAACAACATATCATAGGATTAAAATATATTTTATTAAAATTTGGAAAAAAAAAATTTTTTATTATTAAAATTGTATAATTTTAGTATCCAAAATATTTTAATTGACAATAATTAGATCTCCAATTTTTTAAAACTAAAATTTTAATTGAAATATTAATTTCTTTTTTAAAAAAATTTTTTATACTTTGTTTAGATTCTCGTTTTAATCTATTCAGAGATAATTCATTATGTCCAATTAAAATAATTTTTTGAGAATATTTTTCTACATATATTATAGAAGATATATCAATGTGATCATTTTCTTCTTTAAAAAAATTAGTCATCACCTCAGAAGAATATGGAATTTCTTGATTATATAAATAATAAATTTTTTCTCTAATTATCTCGTTTACAAAAAAACGTTGAGATTTATCACTAATCCACTCTTTTGGATAAAATGGGGGATGTGCTGATAATAAATTAACAATTTTTTGAATTAAAAATTCTTTATTAATATTTTTTAATGCAGATATTGGTAATATATCAGACAAAGGAAATAATTGACTCCAAAAATTAATATTCTTATGAAGAATATTTTCATTATAATAATATAATCCCATTTTATCTATTTTATTAATCAAAATAATAATAGGAATATCTTGTTTTTTAAGATAAGTAACAAAATTCATAATTTTTTCGTGTAAAAAAAGATATTTTTCTACTTCTGTAAGAAGTAAAATAATATCAGCATCTTCTATAGATTTTTTGACATATTTCATCATAATTTTTTGTATTAACATCTTTTGTTTTTTCATAATACCAGGAGTATCCGAAAATACAATTTGAAAATTTTCTTTATCTAAAATGCCTACAATTCTATGACGAGTAGTTTGCGGTTTGTGAGTTACTATAGATATATTTTTTTCAACTAAAGAATTTATTAAAGTTGATTTTCCTGCATTTGGAAATCCAATAATATTTACAAATCCAGATTTATATATCATGATATATATTTTTTTTTCTAAAAATTATTTCTTTTTTATTTAAACAATCTATCAATATTAGATAATTTTTATCAATATTGCCTTTAATAAGTTCTTTAGATAATTTATTCATTATATCATTTTGAATCACTCTTTTTAATGGTCTTGCTCCAAAAATAGGATCATATCCTTTTTCTGATAAATATAAAATAGCTTGTTCAGTAATTTCTATATGTATATTTTTTGTTAATAAAAATATTCCCAAATTTTTAATTTGTAATTTCACAATATCTTTAATTCTTTCTCTAGAGAGAGGTTGAAAAAAAATAATTTCATCTATTCGATTAATAAATTCTATTCTTACAATATTTTTTAATAATTTAATTAAAGTTTTTTTAATATTCTCTATTTTATTAGAATCAAAAAAATCTTCATTATTAATTATTTCTGATCCTATATTAGATGTCATTATAATAATAGTATTTGTAAAATTTATTGTATGCCCATGATTATCAGTTAATCTACCATCATCTAATACTTGTAAAAGAATATTAAAAACATCACGATGAGCTTTTTCAATTTCATCTAATAAAATTACACTATACGGCCTACGACGTATTGCTTCTGTTAATTGACCACTTTCCTCATACCCAATATATCCTGGAGGTGCTCCAATCAATCTACTTATAGAATGACGTTCTTGATATTCACTCATATCTATTCTAACTATATTGTTTTCATCATCAAATAAATATTCAGCTAATGCTTTAGCTAGTTCTGTTTTACCAATTCCTGTAGATCCCATAAATAAAAAAGACCCTATAGGTTTGGTTTCATCCTGAAGTCCAGCTCGAGAACGTCTTATTGCATTTGCAACAGATTGAATTGCTTCATTTTGACCTATCACTCTTTTATGCAATTTTTTTTCTAAATAAATTAATTTTTCTTTTTCACTTTTCAACATTGTTATAACTGGAATTCCAGTCCATTTGGATACTACTTGAGCAATATCTTCTTGACACACTTCTTCTTGAATCATTCTTACCCCTTTATCTTCTTTATTTTTTAATTCTATTTCAAATTGTTTAATTTTGTTTTCTTCTTCTTTAATTTTTCCATATCTTAATTCAGCTACTTTTCCATAATCTCCTAATCTTTCTGCCTGTTCAGATTCAAATTTAAAATGTTCTATCTTGTCTTTAGCCTTTTGCAATCCTTCTACTAAATTTTTTTCATTTTCCCACTGAATTTGCAATTGCATCTTTTCTTGATTTAATTGTAATAATTCATTTTTTAAAACATATAATTTTTTTTGTTGATCTTTTTCTCTTTTAATAGCTTCTATTTGTATTTCTATTTTCATAATTTTTCTATACAAAATATCTAATTTTTCTGGTTTTGAATTTATTTCCATTCTTAATTTAGAAGCAGATTCATCAATCAAATCAATAGCTTTATCTGGCAAAAATCGTTCATTAATATAACGTTTAGATAACTTTACTGCTGCAATAATTGATTCATCTTTAATCCTTACTTTATGATGACTCTCATATTTATCTTTAATTCCTCGCAATATAGAAATAGAATCTGAAATAGATGGTTCATTAACGTATACAGGCTGAAATCTTCTTTCTAATGCTTTATCTTTAATAAAATATTTTTGATATTCATGTAACGTTGTTGCTCCAAT
Proteins encoded in this region:
- the leuC gene encoding 3-isopropylmalate dehydratase large subunit, with protein sequence MIQSLFDKIWNSHIVSNVTKDVGILYIDRHYIHEVTSPQAFYELKKRNLSVWRSKKIVATADHNVPTLNQHLPISDPLSKKQIDLLIKNCKEFGINLYKMGDKNHGIVHVIGPELGLTLPGMTIVCGDSHTSTHGAFGSLAFGIGTSQVAMVLASQCLLMTKPKQMNIQLKGKKLKRGVTPKDIILYIISKLGVDAGVGYFIEYTGFIIENMSMEGRMTICNMSIEMGAKGGLIAPDQITFNYLKNKFNSDKNDRLKLYWNNLKTDNNYNFDKQYIIDIEHIEPMITYGTTPGMGIKITNKIPYLSNPNHKRALKYMGFKQGELLIEKKINYVFIGSCTNSRIEDLRVVASIVQGKKIANHVNAIIVPGSQRVIKQAKKEGLDKIFYNSGFEFRQPGCSICLGMNEDKIPQGEYCVSTSNRNFEGRQGKNVKTLLVSPLTAAIIAITGKIVDINKYLKKNFL
- a CDS encoding 2-isopropylmalate synthase; translated protein: MGKNKIQIFDTTLRDGEQVPGCKLNFVEKVKIAKQLELLGVDIIEAGFPASSPGDYKSVQEICKSVYNPIICALSRAIKKDIEIAADSLKFAKQSRIHTGIGTSDCHIRYKFNSTKEKILEIAASSVKYAKKFVEDIEFYAEDAGRTNNEFLALVCEEVIKNGATVINIPDTTGNCLPYEYGEKIRFLQENVKNIHRVTLSTHCHNDLGLATANSLYGIINGAKQVECTINGIGERAGNTSLEEIAMIIKQNNKLNVYTNINTKLICYTSNLVSQYTGMKVQANKAIVGKNAFSHSSGIHQDGIIKKRETYESINPEDVGGDDSSIILTARSGRSALAYRYKKLGYSFTKNSLDIIYSVFLDYADQNKQVEDKELKFLLKKAQLKNNQLAIFNHS
- the tyrS gene encoding tyrosine--tRNA ligase is translated as MKNIIDELSWRGLIKTTVSGIEKQLQNPTTIYIGFDPTSDSLHLGNLLPVVLLIHFQKMGHKSLALIGGATSMIGDPSGKNEKRIISFNQKILHYNITSITKQLHNLFTFYLKDKNIEILNNLNWIKKLDILFFLRKIGKEISVNYLMAKESVKNRIENNQHDGISFMEFSYSLLQGYDFYYLNKKKNCLLQAGGSDQWGNIITGIDIIRKISKKKVYGLTFPLITNSSGKKFGKSEKGENIWLDHKRTTPYKFYQFFINLSDNEIEKFVKLYTFFSKEKINQLIINHRKCPENRLLQKTVAFTVTKWVHGKTISEELSAISTILFEKHNINSLLNEKMLYYIFKHIPNLLISYEKFKQGIFLTDLLKHFFTSKTNILRAIKNHSISINKQIIKNNIVIQQQHIIGLKYILLKFGKKKFFIIKIV
- the era gene encoding GTPase Era, producing the protein MIYKSGFVNIIGFPNAGKSTLINSLVEKNISIVTHKPQTTRHRIVGILDKENFQIVFSDTPGIMKKQKMLIQKIMMKYVKKSIEDADIILLLTEVEKYLFLHEKIMNFVTYLKKQDIPIIILINKIDKMGLYYYNENILHKNINFWSQLFPLSDILPISALKNINKEFLIQKIVNLLSAHPPFYPKEWISDKSQRFFVNEIIREKIYYLYNQEIPYSSEVMTNFFKEENDHIDISSIIYVEKYSQKIILIGHNELSLNRLKRESKQSIKNFFKKEINISIKILVLKNWRSNYCQLKYFGY